agaagaaaaaaatccaaGTTTGTTATTTGTTATGAGGGAAGCTACACATGGTGACCAAAAGTTGGCGACTGGACCTCTATAAGCCAAAATGGGCAGGAACAGCACCAGCTAAGAAGGGAGCCAAGCCTATCCACTCGATCACATCTGGTCCCGACAACATCCTTGGTACTTCATTTTTGGGCCGATCTCTTAATTTGAATAAAAGCCAGTTGGCTCCCTTAtcctcaaaaaacaaaaaaagcccAATCTCTTAAGGCCCGAGCGTTGGGTTTTGACCCACATGACCACAACGTGGTCAGTTACAGAATGAAGCCCGTAACTGACTCCTAGAGAAGTGGAAACTCCCTTAATCCTTGATGGAAGGATAAGGCTTATGGGTCTCACCCTCTGCCCAATGATCGACACAGAACCAGCCATCGGGGGGTGTCATTAACGCAGGGTCAAGAGGGAGAAACGAGGACTGTAGTTGTGCAGATTACTCATGGATCCAGGTACGCTTTCTTGGTTCTACATATGATCCTATTTACAGATGTGATTAacatgtggtatcagagcaaggttcaTCCTAGAACCAGATCACAGTAAAGGGGAGAACCAGAACATGGTAAAAGACCTATTTTGACAGTCCCATGGACAGTCCTCCACGGCCGCAGGGATGGATCATCCCAATGTTGGATCTAGCCGGCCATGGCACCGAGAGCCGACACGGGATCCAGCGTCGACTCTCGGCCATGGCTTCCATCCCATCCAAATGCCGGATCGGGTCGGATTCATGGATTTGAGAAACAACCCCACTCGGGGTGACCCTGCTGACGCCGGATCTGGCCGGCATATGCCGCCGTGAGCCATCAGAGGATCCGGCGTAGCCGCCGGCCATGGTCTGCCtcccaccctttttttttttaaaaaaaaaaagggaaaacttACCGGATGATCGTCTTCCTCTGTATTCCTGCGGGTGACGCCGTCGGGCGGCGTTTCGTCCGGCGTCGGGCCCATCCCGGTGGCGCCGTCGGGCGGCACTTCGTCCGGCGGCATGATCGCCGCCCGCTGCTCCTAAGAGCCGACGGGTTGGGTTCGGCGGAACCCCAACCCGCCGGCGTTGCCCTGCTGGCGTGCGACCGCCGGTGGGCTCGCCATCGGGCGGCGAGTCCACCGGAAGGAGGCGGCGCGCTCGCCGCCCCGGAGATCAGAGGCAGGCGGGCTGGGTTCGGCGGAACCCTAGCCCGCCgctaaaagaggaggaagacgggtCGATCCCGACCCGTCTTcagttcttttaaaaaaaaaaaatattaatttatttctaaCGGGTCCGGGTTTTGAGTTTCGACCCGAACCCGTAATCGTTAACCCGCTGCATTTAAAAGGGCATAACAGGCAAAACGGGTTCGGGTTTTTGGGTTTCGATCCGAAACCCGAGTTCGTTTAGCCAATAGAAGGAAAATTTTCAGTTAAGCCCttatgaaacattttattttttcatacagCCCTCCCGGGGATGTTAAAAGAATGAAATGTTTCTGTTTAAGTCTCTGTGAAACATTCTATTTATACTGAAGTCTTAGAGGGCTGTTACAAGATGAGAATGTTTCTATTAAGTCCCtatcaaatattttatttacagTGAAGTCCTTAGAGGGCTGTTAAAAGATGAAATTGTTTCTGTTAAGCCCCTGTGAAACATTTTATTTATGCAGAGGTCCTCAAAATATGTTAATTTAGTCCCTATAAAACATATTATTTATGCGGAGGTCCTTGTAGGGTAATGTGATAAAAAATTTTGTCATTTATTTTACATTTTAGTATACTTGATAGCATGATATGACACATGTACTGATTGtgtagattagtaaaatattaaatacatgttttattttaatCTGTCATATTATGAATTGTCAATTATGTGCAatgtcattattttaatttgatgtcTATATTATGAAATAGTTTGGTAGTTGCCAAAGTAACCCAACTAGAATGTTTAATAGACATCAAGTCATCAAATACTCTAATCCCAGGTATTAAGATAATGACTTTGCAAATTATGACTTACAGTTTTTCAATCATGAGATATTATGGATTGGCCCAAAGGTGCACCActttcaaatgattgatttgctGAGTTAGGATAATTAATGAGTATCCTTGATTTAATAGGTATTGGATGCTCAAAGGCAACAGACCTATTTGAATTTTGGACCTATATCATTAATTATTCCTAGGTGAATTGGGAATCACCATAATAGTAATTTAGTATTTCATAATTACAACCCAAAGGTGTATTATGGTAATACTGTTTATGTTATTCATCATTATTGCTAACTCAAAGTGTTAATGTTGTAAGCATTTTCTTATTGTTAATTTTCTTATTGCAGTATCTATTCCTGTTTCGCTTCATTCGCAAGCTTCATCTGTTACGATCTTTAATGGAACTAATTTCTCAGAGTGGAATGAACAAGTCCAGTTTTACCTAGGTGTTCTGGATCTTGATTTAGCACTCCGATCTGAGAAACCGGCTAACATTACTGATTTGAGCAGCTCGAAAGAAAGGTCTTTTTATAAGACTTGGGAAAGATCGAACAGATTGAGCATTATGTTTATGCGGATGAGTATAGCGAACAATATCAAGTCAACGCTTCCTGAATGTGACAGTGCTCAAGCATTATTGAGAACTGTGGAAGAACGTTTCCGATCTGCTGATAAGTCTCTGGCTGGCACATTAATGGCTAAACTTACCACCATGAAATTTGATGGTACTTGTGGGATGCATGAGCATATCCTTGAAATGACAAATATAGCTGCTAAGCTGAAGGCTCTTGGGATGGATGTGAATGAATCCTTTTTGGTTCAATTTATTTTGAACTCCTTGCCTCCTCAATTTggatcatttcaaattcactataacACTATTAAGGATAAGTGGAATGTGAATGAATTGACTAGTATGCTTGTACAAGAGGAGACAAGACTTAAGCAACAAGGATATCATTCTGTCAATCTTGTAAGTCATGGAGCcaagaagaaatggaagaagcCAAGAAAGGGCATGAAGAGTGGACCATCCAAGGGTAAAGAGCCTCATCATGATACCGAGGTTCataagaagaaacaaaacaaagatagatgccatttttgcaagaAATTGGGACACTATCAGAAGGACTGCCATAAACGCAAGGCAtggtttgaaaagaaaggtAAGCCTTTGGCTTATGTATGTTTTGAATCAAACCTTACTGAAGTTCCTTCTAATACTTGGTGGTTTGACTCAGGTTCTAATGTTCATGTTTCAAATACGATGCAGGGATTCCTTACAACCCAGATGCAAGATCCAAATGAGAGTTTTATCGTTTTGGGAAATGGGGTTAGAGTTCCAGTaacagctgttggaacctatcgTTTGCTTTTAAATACTGGTTGTCATTTAGATTTGCTTCAGACTCTTTATGTTCCTTCTATTtctagaaatttaatttctgtttctaaACTTGATGTTGAAGGATATTTCTTTAAAATTGGGAATGCTAGTTTGCGTCTTTTCAAAGACAATGTCTTTCTTGGTTCTGGTGTTTTGTGTGATGGCTTATATAAAGTAAATCTTGATAATCATTTTGCTGAAACACTTATGACCTTGCATCGTAATATTGGAATTAAA
This portion of the Phoenix dactylifera cultivar Barhee BC4 chromosome 11, palm_55x_up_171113_PBpolish2nd_filt_p, whole genome shotgun sequence genome encodes:
- the LOC120112376 gene encoding uncharacterized protein LOC120112376; translation: MDVNESFLVQFILNSLPPQFGSFQIHYNTIKDKWNVNELTSMLVQEETRLKQQGYHSVNLVSHGAKKKWKKPRKGMKSGPSKGKEPHHDTEVHKKKQNKDRCHFCKKLGHYQKDCHKRKAWFEKKGIPYNPDARSK